The window TTGGGTGAAAACTTTGTTATAAAATTCTTCTCTGTCACGCACACAATTCCCGATTCTATGGGAATAATAATCAACACGCCACTTGGAAATGTTGTGTATACTGGTGATGTAAAACTTGACCATACGGATGGTGTGGTCGCTGATCACGAAGTAAAAGAGTATTCAAGGTTCAAGAAAGACAAGGTCCTCGTTTCACTCGCGGACTCCACAAACGCAGAAAACCCAGGCTTTTCACTTCCAGAGAAATTAATTGACAAAAACCTTGCTGAAATAATTAAAAACACAAAGGGACGGTTGATAATGGGAACCTTTGCATCTCAACTTGAACGGGTTTCAAACATAATAAGAGCCGTTGAGCACTGCAATAAAAAAGTTATTGTTGATGGTCGTAGCTTAAAAACAAATGTCGCAATAGTTCAAGAAACAGGATACCTAAAAGTTAAAAAAGGGACATTTATACCTATTGAAAAAATGGGTGATTATCCTAAAAATAAAATTGTGATATTGGCGACCGGAGCACAAGCCGACAGATACGCAGTTCTTATGCGCGTTTCAAACAAAACCCACAAACACATCCGACTTGAAAAAGACGACACGATAGTGCTCTCCTCTTCCGTTGTTCCTGGAAATGAGGTTGCTGTTCAGATCCTTAAAGACAACCTTTCAAGGCAGGGCTCAAAGATAATCACTTACAACACGAGTGATGTTCATGCAAGTGGGCATGCCAACAGAGCAGAGCTTGAGTGGATACATAAAAAAATGGACCCTGAATTCTTTATTCCTGTACACGGTCATCATTATATGCTTAGAGTTCACGCAGAAATAGGAAAAGTGGTAGGAATTCCAGAGGAAAACATATTTATCCCAGACAACGGGTCAATAGTAGAGTTCACAAAAAGTGGTAGCAAAGTTAAGGGTAAGATTCTAAAAGAAAAAATGCCATCAGCAATGACAACAGTTGACGGTCTGACAATTGGAGACATACAAGACATGGTTATAAGAGACAGGACCATGCTTGCAGCAGATGGGATATTTACCACAATTATTATCATCAATCAGAGAACAAGAAAACTGAAAAAATCTCCTGACATAATTTCACGAGGTTTTGTGTATTTGAGAGAATCACAAACTCTATTGCAGGAATCAAGGGTGTTGATTAAAAAATCGGTTGAGAAGACCATAAAGAATATGTACCCTATCAACCTTGATGTAGTAAAGAAAAATCTTTCACACGATTTGGAGGACTTTTTGTTCCAAAAAACAACCAAACGACCTCTTATAATTCCAACTATATTTACTGTTTAATTTAATTGAGTGAGTGGGGGTTGGTTAAGGTTGTGACAGAAATTAAGGCCAGAAATTTTTTGCTTTTGGGTAGATTTTTGTTAATGGGTCTTTCTGGTGTAGGTCTTTATTCCCTCTTGGGTTGCCGTATGACCTTCCATACTCAACGACCTTGTAGGTGAAAGCAAACCAGTCTTTTTTTGGTATCACCTCCATCAAATCTCTCTCTATTTTTACTGCGTCTTTGTAGTCCGTAAGGTCAAATCGGCGCGCAAAACGGATCATATGGGTGTCTACAACGATTCCCTCAACCACATTGAAAAGGTTGCCTAAAATGACATTGGCAGTTTTGCGCGCCACCCCTGGCAACTTAAGCATCTCTTTCATGTTTCTCGGCATTTTACCACCAAAATCTTTGTCTAACATTTTAGCGGCAGCAAGAATGTTTTTGGTCTTGTTATGATAAAAACCAGTTGAGTGTATGTCTTTCTCAAACTCTGCCCTGTCGGCGTTTATATAGTCCTGAAACTTTGGATATTTTTTAAAAAGTGTTTTTGTAACCTGATTAACTTTCTTGTCTGTGCATTGTGCTGAGAGTTGAACAGCAACCATAAGTTCCCAATGTGTCTTGTAATTTAACACGAGTTTTGCATCTGGAAAAAGTTTATTAAGCCCTTTTATGAGTTTGGTTGCACGGGCATTTCTTTCTTTTTGTTTTTGCGGTGTCATTCTTTGGGTTTTTGTTGGGGTTTTGGCGGTGTGGTTGGCGTTGGGTCGTCTGCTTTTTCAATTTTTTCTTCCTTTGCTACTTCCTTTTTGTCTTCTGCTTTCTTTTCTTTTTTATCTTGCGCTTTCTTTTTCTCTTGAACATAGTCCTCTTTCTTTTCAAGTGCCTCTGCCTTCTTTGCCTCTTTTTCAACGCGATTTTCCTCTGATATTACTGTTTTTTCTGCTACTTTTTTCTTTTCCCTTAAATCAAAAATGGAAAACAGTATGATACTTGCAAAAATAACACCAAGTATGTTTATCAATAACAGCAAAAACGAGCCACGCATTAACTCAAGATTTAGAGTTGCCGTTGCTATGCTAAATGTTGATAAAACAGGGATAAGAGATACAGAGATTGCGGCACTCGCAAGAGCGGTATTTGTTCTTTTGTTACGAACTATGAATATGGTAGCCGCAGTTGAAGCGATTATTGCTGTAAAGAAGTAAAGTAGTGATGCACTGTTTCTTGCGATTATTTCACTACTTTCAATATCACCTATCTGACCGAACAAAAGAACAACAACGACAGACACAACAAAAGCCAAAACAACAGAGCGAAAAATTGTTTTTGCTGAACGGGATATGAGGGTGGAGTCAGACAGAGAGAAACCAAGCGACAAAGCCATAAAAGGATAAAGAAGTGGAGCAATGAAAACGCTTCCTATTATTATCACAGGATCGTCAAGCAATAGCCCAAATGTTGCCATCACCGTTGAAAGAACAAGGGCTATAAAGAAGTCCTGGTCGGGCGTGCTGTATGTGATGAGGGTCTTTATCGTTGACTCTCTTTGCTCTTGTGTAATATTTTTGAAAGCGAAAAACAATGACATATCTTAAGTTAGGTTTTTGTTTAATAAGCGCTTGGATAATACAAGTTCCTCTTCTTTGTCATCCATATATACAACAAATTATACTATTAATTTTATTTTGTATACTGCGAATCCTATCTGAATTTGTCTTTAATTGTAGACCAAGACATAAAAACCAAAATGGCGCTCAAGGATGTCTTCACAAGACCAAGTGCTGTTACAAAAGCAGGCGAGGAACTTGTGTTATCCAAGTCCATAAGAATTTCTGGATTTTCAATCAGAAAAGAATTTGTGTAGTGGGAGGAAATGGAAGCCAATACAATGAAGACAGCAAACCCGATTGTGTATGACACTCTTCCCCAATTCTTTAGACCAAGAACATAACCAAGATACCCAAAGAATAGAAAAATGATGAGAGCAAGGTTTGCAAGAAACAAAGATATTTCAAGAGAACCAATCTCAAGCATATCAACAGCTGGCGCTGCTGTTTCATACATTGAATCTCCTAAAGTATTTGTTAGTACAAGAGCAATCAGAATTAAAACATCTGCAATCAAAAATCTCTTAAATAGTTTTACTTTATCAGTAGTCACTGTAGGCGTTTGCTGTTGTGTTTCCATATAGTTATTATTTTTGTTAATACTTACTAATGTAACTTTATTATACAACATATCGTCAATCAAGCAATATCCAGTTATGGTAATATAGTGTTATGTTTAGGTATTTATTAATAGTCATTTTATTGTTTTTTCTTTGGTTCTTTTGGGCAAGCGGAGATGCCCTAAAAGAAGGCGAAGTGGTGGCTCATAAAAAAGAATTTGAAGTGGCAAAAGAGGGGGATGTTTTTAATATCGTGACCTATAATGTTGGTTATTTTTCAGGGTTTGCAAATGAGGGGCTTGCGGTAGATAAAAGTGTTGGTTTTATTGAGGAAAAACGCACTCCCGACATTATCATTGAGGAAACGAAAGAGATATTAAAAGATTTTGAGATAGACATACTTGCCACACAGGAGATTGATAGGGACTCAAAAAGGTCGCAAGATATAGACCAAGTGGATGAGGTTGCCGATGCGCTCTCATCACCGTATTCTGCTTTTGCTGTAAATTGGAATAAGAATTTTATCCCCTACCCAATCACGAAACCGAGCCGTTGGTTTGGAAGAACAATTTCCGGACAGGCAATTTTTTCAAAATTTAAAATAGTCAATCACAAATCAATAAAACTTACCCGACCAAAACAACTACCCCTTCGTGATAGTTTTTATTTTGATCGCTTGGCTCAAGTTGTTGAGTTGGATGTTGGGAGGTCTTATCCATTGTTTGTTATAAACATACACCTTGATGCGTTCTCTGCTGATGGTGCAATTGTGCAATCAAAAGAAGTCCTTGAAATTTACAGAGAATACAAAGACAAAGGGGCTGTTATCTTGCTTGGCGATTTTAACAACGACATACGGGACGACAAGGGAAACACAACGCTTGATGCATTCTTTGACTCGGATGAGATTGTGATAACCAAAAAAATATTTGAGGAGGATGACTTTACCTACCCTTCTTCAAATGCAAAAATTAGGATTGACCATATACTTTATGATCCTGACGAACTGTCTTTAATAAATGAAAGAACTCTGAAAGAAGTGGGCAATGGCTCCGACCACTTGCCTGTTATTGCGACATTCTCTTTTATAGATGAGATATAAAAAAATAAGAGCCTCTGTTTTCCCTTTTGGGGGGAAAACAGAGGCTAGTAGACTGTTAGCCCACTTTTGTCTTCTTTGATTCTATCAAAGAGTGAGAGCCACTCGTTGGCTTTGGCCTCTCCTTCTCCTTCTACCTTTGCAAAAAAGGTTTGAAGACACTTTTCACAAAGATAAAGAGTAGTTGAGTGGGGGTCCAGTTTGCCGAGAGAATGCTGTGGTGTATTTTCGCAAGGATCAGAATCTAGCGAAGAATCCTTCCTTCCGGCACATCCCTCAAGAGTCGTACCTCCCACTCCACCCTTAAGGAAAAGCGACTGCCCACCTTCTGGCAAACTAAGAGTCACTTGTCCGAACATTTGGGTTAGTTCACCCGCTACTGCTTCCATAACACTTCCTCCTTTTTGCGTATAAAGAACGCCTAATAATATTTATACTACAAAAAAGGTGATATGTGATAAAAAATCAATTTTGTTTTGTGTAATAATCCAGCTTCTCAAATATCTTTACCATAGCAAGCGTATCAAGCTCACAATATTTTGATAAATCGTTGAATAAAGATTCCCTCTTTGTAGGGTTTTTTCCGTCCAACACAATTTCTGCCCAAATTCTCTGTGCGGAAGCGCCTTCCTGTATATTGAGTTTTTTATATGACAACTCTGGGATGATAACCGGAAGAACATTCTTTATGGAAGAACTGCCGAAAAACTCCGCATCTGACACATAGCCATTTGAAAATGGAATCATAAGATCCACTATTCTTTCATTAACACTTTTTAAATAATTTTTCTCTGCAGGGACAAACTCAGACATAAGCGTATTACACCCTTTCTCAAATGTCTGGTACCACACCACAATGCTACCCTCTTCCCCCAAATCATTTTTTAATTGTTGAACAAGGGGTTCAATTGATAGACTATTTTCTTTGTGTAAATACTCTTTATGAACCAAGTCCTCACCAGGTTTATTTATGATATGTAGTGAATATTGAAAAGGTATCTGCTGATATGGTCTAAGACCATCAAAAGGCGGTATTACTTTTGAAAAAGTCTCATAATCAAGGAAATATAACGGGTATTTTATGTTTGAGAGAAAATTTTTTATGTTTTCCGTGTCTATCTCCCTCCCCCCCTTCTTTGTTATAACAACCTGTCTCTGTTGGTACGAATTAAGATCAAAGTCATCTGGAATTTCTTTTATTTTTTTTATTCCCAATTTTTCAAACTCGCTTAACTGATCTACTTTCAGTCTACACAAATTGTAGCAACTTTCTTTTGGTATCTTTCCGTAAATGTTTTCACAAATATCCAGCCATTCTTTTAATGCCACCTGCTCTGCAAGCTTCGGTGAGAAATCGGGCTTTGTCTCTTCGTTTAAGATTTTGAAAGCACTTCTTATTTTATCTTCTGTCTCTTCTTTAAGTTCTGACACATCTCTTGTTATATCATCTATAGAAGAAATTTCTTTTGGGTCTATCTCACCATTTCTTGTGTATTGATTGTTTACATATATCACATACACCTTGAAGACATCTATGCCCACTCTATCAAGAACTGCTTTTTGAAATGCAAGATCTTTTATGTGGTCTTGCTTTAGAGATGTGCTTGACTTTATTTCATACAGATTAAATGTATTGTCTTCCACTCTTTCTACTACATCTGATATACAGGTTATACTCCCCTCTTTTTCAAATGGCGCTTCAAAACGCGCTTGTAGGATGACCTTTGCTCCGTCTCGGATTGCTTGACCTGTTTTGCCTGTAAGTCTTTTATATTCACCAAAATCACTGAAACCAAGCTTTGTGGCAGAAGAAAACATCTGCTCTGCAACTTTTTCAAACCTCTGACCCTCACGAAAAAGCGACAATAAATTTTCATCTGGTGGCGGAATCTTATCTTTATCAAACTTTTTAAGCCAAAGCCACGCAGGGTGTTTCAGAAACATCATATATTCCGATTTGGAAATCTGCTTATTCATTAAATACCAGTTTATCATTTTAGAGGATAATTTGATACAATAGATTAATTGCTGGGTCGTCTAATGGTAGGACGCTTGGTTCTGGCCCAAGTAATCAAGGTTCGAGTCCTTGCCCAGCAGCAATAATTATATTTTACATTATACATATATTGATGTATAATAATTATAATGAGACTTCACTCGCTCAGTAAAATATCCCGTAGGCGTGATGTTTGTAACAAGGGCTATTGTTTACAAAAAATTAAAATCGCAGGACACAATGTTGCAAGTGGTTTTATTGTGCCTACTAAATATCCACTGGAGCAGATGCAGGAAAAGGTTCTAAAAGAATTTGACCAGCTTGGCACGGACAAGGTTATAGTCAGATCATCATTCTCTAGTGAGGATGAAAAAACTAGAAGTTATGCTGGGGTTTTTAATTCCATAACAAATGTAGGTAGATCTAAACTTATCAGTAAGATAAAGGAGGTTGTTGGGGGTAGAGATGGGATGGCAGTGGTGATACAGGAGATGAAAAAACCCGATATATCTGGTGTTATGTTCACTGATAACGGAAGGGGTGATGTAAGGATAGAGCTGGCGAAGGGCGGGGTCAGCAGAATTGTATCAGGAAAGACAACTCCCGAGGTGTGCGAAATTGTTCGGAATCGTGTCATATATGACGGAAAATTAATATCGCCCAAAAAAATCTCCCGTCTTAAGAGGGCTGGAGATAATCTCCAGAAACTTTTTGGATGTCCCCAAGATGTGGAATGGGCGTTTATAGGAGACAAGCTCTATATTTTTCAGTCTCGTCCTATAACCAAATTCCCAAACAAGATGTATGTACTGGAAGAGGTTCGAGAATATGCAGATTTATTCATATTAGACCACCATCTGTTAAAGTCAATGAATGAGTTTCTTGAGAAAGAATTTAATGGATTTTACCTGAAATCCTGTGTTTTGAAATACAACCCAAAAAAGAAAATGATAACAAAATATATAGACCAAAAGGAATTCAAGGCATATATAGGACTGGTGATAAGCAGAGCGAAGGAAGATAAAAGGTGGCTCCATAAAATTCTATACAAGGATATGAAAAATATGATTCTCGAAAATAAAGATTATTTGGACAAGAAGAGGTTGGTGACAAATAAGTCGGAGTTTTTGCGTTATATGAGGGTGGTGGAGAAATTCACACCACTCTATTCCCTAACACACTCTTTTGCACTAAACCCTGAAGTGGGAAAAAGAGAGAATAAGATGGCGATAAAACACAGAAAGTTTCTTGAAAAATATTCGGATGTTGATATGGATATCGTAGCACCATTTATACAATCCCTAAAAAATAATCAGAGAAAAGCACTGATGACATCAACTCTTGATATGTTTAAGGAGAATAAGACAAAAGAGATGAAAAAAACTATGTATTTTATAGATGGGTCTATAGTTTCCAGTAAAGATGTCCAACGACATCTTAAAAAACTTAATATGTCTTTTGAAAAGCAAAATATAAAAGGGGTAAAAGTGTTGCACGGCAACCCAATTTATCCTAAAGATGTAAAAGGTCGTGTCTGCATATTAAGGTCTGTAAGAGATATGAAAAAGTTTCACAAAGGATCTATTCTTGTCGCGTCTTCGTTTGGACCAGAATATTACAAGTTGGTTGAGGAATCAAATGGTGTGGTGGTTGAGAATGGAGGAGAATTGTCACACGCTGCAATACACGCAAGAGAGTGGAAAAAGTCCTGTGTGATAGGCGTTAAAAATGCAAAAAACATTCTCAAAGATGGACAAATGATTAGTGTTACAAAAACAGGGAAAATCTTTATACACTAAAAATCCTCATTTATAAGTCTCCCCAACTCTTTTTTGAGGACTTTTTGTTTGTTTCGCTCTGCCTTCCAACCCGTGAGGTTTGCCAAAAGCTGGACAAGTGTCGCAAGACCAGAGAGTGCTATAATGTAGAGCAAGAAATGGGTCATCTAATGGTAGGACGCTTGGTTCTGGCCCAAGTAATCAAGGTTCGAGTCCTTGCCCAGCAGCCCTAATCCACGGATTGATAGGATGCCCAAACTTCTTGTGATTTTTTCACAAAAGTCTTCATTATATTGTTATAATTTTTATACTATGAACAATTTAAGGCAAAGAAAAATAAATGGAGGAAATGATGAATTTTTTACTAAACCACAAATTGCAGAGTATGTTGTTAAAACTTTTTTTGAAAAAATAGGAAAAGTTGACAAGAATACTATATTTGTTGAACCTTCTGTTGGCAATGGCTCATTTATAAAACCTATGAAAAAATATACTACAAAAGAGATTGTTGCTTTTGATATAAACCCAAAGACAAAAGCAAGGCAAAGGGATTTTTTAGAGATAGATTTTGAAAAAGAAAATATTAAAAATGCTATATTTATAGGAAACCCACCATTTGGTTTTGCAAGCAGTTTGGCTATAAAATTTTTCAATAAAGCAAGTGAGGTGGCAACTCACATAGTATTTATATTGCCAAAGACATTTAGAAAAGAAAGTATACAAAAAAAATTGAATTTAAATTTTCACGTAGTTTATGAAGAAGATT is drawn from Candidatus Campbellbacteria bacterium and contains these coding sequences:
- a CDS encoding ribonuclease J — protein: MVYRKSTSSSSDKERESKTNAKTSSYFSSSDIKRKRVGGVRSVANTGSEHKWGMTNSKRTPSTTPSRSSSIATKKPFENRVRRVGRGRKIMQKKKYIHLELSEKHMSKDLIKKIPPIAKGDVRILFFGGVEEIGRNMSAVQCGDEIVIVDCGCQFSVPSAPGIDYVLPNIRYLEENKDKIKAMLITHGHLDHIGGIMFLAERLGYPPIYSRNLTNIFIKRRQEEVIGHKPLDYNDVQADSVIELGENFVIKFFSVTHTIPDSMGIIINTPLGNVVYTGDVKLDHTDGVVADHEVKEYSRFKKDKVLVSLADSTNAENPGFSLPEKLIDKNLAEIIKNTKGRLIMGTFASQLERVSNIIRAVEHCNKKVIVDGRSLKTNVAIVQETGYLKVKKGTFIPIEKMGDYPKNKIVILATGAQADRYAVLMRVSNKTHKHIRLEKDDTIVLSSSVVPGNEVAVQILKDNLSRQGSKIITYNTSDVHASGHANRAELEWIHKKMDPEFFIPVHGHHYMLRVHAEIGKVVGIPEENIFIPDNGSIVEFTKSGSKVKGKILKEKMPSAMTTVDGLTIGDIQDMVIRDRTMLAADGIFTTIIIINQRTRKLKKSPDIISRGFVYLRESQTLLQESRVLIKKSVEKTIKNMYPINLDVVKKNLSHDLEDFLFQKTTKRPLIIPTIFTV
- a CDS encoding endonuclease III — protein: MTPQKQKERNARATKLIKGLNKLFPDAKLVLNYKTHWELMVAVQLSAQCTDKKVNQVTKTLFKKYPKFQDYINADRAEFEKDIHSTGFYHNKTKNILAAAKMLDKDFGGKMPRNMKEMLKLPGVARKTANVILGNLFNVVEGIVVDTHMIRFARRFDLTDYKDAVKIERDLMEVIPKKDWFAFTYKVVEYGRSYGNPRGNKDLHQKDPLTKIYPKAKNFWP
- a CDS encoding DUF389 domain-containing protein — encoded protein: MSLFFAFKNITQEQRESTIKTLITYSTPDQDFFIALVLSTVMATFGLLLDDPVIIIGSVFIAPLLYPFMALSLGFSLSDSTLISRSAKTIFRSVVLAFVVSVVVVLLFGQIGDIESSEIIARNSASLLYFFTAIIASTAATIFIVRNKRTNTALASAAISVSLIPVLSTFSIATATLNLELMRGSFLLLLINILGVIFASIILFSIFDLREKKKVAEKTVISEENRVEKEAKKAEALEKKEDYVQEKKKAQDKKEKKAEDKKEVAKEEKIEKADDPTPTTPPKPQQKPKE
- a CDS encoding endonuclease/exonuclease/phosphatase family protein, which gives rise to MFRYLLIVILLFFLWFFWASGDALKEGEVVAHKKEFEVAKEGDVFNIVTYNVGYFSGFANEGLAVDKSVGFIEEKRTPDIIIEETKEILKDFEIDILATQEIDRDSKRSQDIDQVDEVADALSSPYSAFAVNWNKNFIPYPITKPSRWFGRTISGQAIFSKFKIVNHKSIKLTRPKQLPLRDSFYFDRLAQVVELDVGRSYPLFVINIHLDAFSADGAIVQSKEVLEIYREYKDKGAVILLGDFNNDIRDDKGNTTLDAFFDSDEIVITKKIFEEDDFTYPSSNAKIRIDHILYDPDELSLINERTLKEVGNGSDHLPVIATFSFIDEI
- a CDS encoding DUF2779 domain-containing protein; this translates as MNKQISKSEYMMFLKHPAWLWLKKFDKDKIPPPDENLLSLFREGQRFEKVAEQMFSSATKLGFSDFGEYKRLTGKTGQAIRDGAKVILQARFEAPFEKEGSITCISDVVERVEDNTFNLYEIKSSTSLKQDHIKDLAFQKAVLDRVGIDVFKVYVIYVNNQYTRNGEIDPKEISSIDDITRDVSELKEETEDKIRSAFKILNEETKPDFSPKLAEQVALKEWLDICENIYGKIPKESCYNLCRLKVDQLSEFEKLGIKKIKEIPDDFDLNSYQQRQVVITKKGGREIDTENIKNFLSNIKYPLYFLDYETFSKVIPPFDGLRPYQQIPFQYSLHIINKPGEDLVHKEYLHKENSLSIEPLVQQLKNDLGEEGSIVVWYQTFEKGCNTLMSEFVPAEKNYLKSVNERIVDLMIPFSNGYVSDAEFFGSSSIKNVLPVIIPELSYKKLNIQEGASAQRIWAEIVLDGKNPTKRESLFNDLSKYCELDTLAMVKIFEKLDYYTKQN
- a CDS encoding PEP-utilizing enzyme is translated as MRLHSLSKISRRRDVCNKGYCLQKIKIAGHNVASGFIVPTKYPLEQMQEKVLKEFDQLGTDKVIVRSSFSSEDEKTRSYAGVFNSITNVGRSKLISKIKEVVGGRDGMAVVIQEMKKPDISGVMFTDNGRGDVRIELAKGGVSRIVSGKTTPEVCEIVRNRVIYDGKLISPKKISRLKRAGDNLQKLFGCPQDVEWAFIGDKLYIFQSRPITKFPNKMYVLEEVREYADLFILDHHLLKSMNEFLEKEFNGFYLKSCVLKYNPKKKMITKYIDQKEFKAYIGLVISRAKEDKRWLHKILYKDMKNMILENKDYLDKKRLVTNKSEFLRYMRVVEKFTPLYSLTHSFALNPEVGKRENKMAIKHRKFLEKYSDVDMDIVAPFIQSLKNNQRKALMTSTLDMFKENKTKEMKKTMYFIDGSIVSSKDVQRHLKKLNMSFEKQNIKGVKVLHGNPIYPKDVKGRVCILRSVRDMKKFHKGSILVASSFGPEYYKLVEESNGVVVENGGELSHAAIHAREWKKSCVIGVKNAKNILKDGQMISVTKTGKIFIH